A region of Lycium barbarum isolate Lr01 chromosome 1, ASM1917538v2, whole genome shotgun sequence DNA encodes the following proteins:
- the LOC132631686 gene encoding uncharacterized protein LOC132631686, protein MFLDTPPATGEAAGFGHLPIPQVTRAAGRATETGSRDSLVRIFPAPNVEPRRTKSVMVTVPEDCSFLSRPVGVVRYLRPLVSDSDKRKMTGVPWQSLINEGMHAGNRSVVLVNEAFIRAQQEVDDLKGQLDAQGQETKKFPHLLQVKAKNLRLKDELAGMVEKNRLLEADKVGLSQDNARFSSRLGELKTIITQLRGELDLVKTDAVNMAKRYRLLESESAKYKERMRVFEQKDEDRAQICNELKIELEKTVEAKDLLRAELESAIQIQGVLDEERDELVAKLAQAEVDLAESLRSVEVVEAHTTIAVEYERWKSRRATFEQAEHGFADLPARILEARKTEEEAKKALDTDSEDSEQTVSERSGSSYTG, encoded by the exons ATGTTTTTGGATACCCCTCCTGCAACCGGGGAAGCTGccggtttcggacatctccctatTCCTCAAGTCACGAGGGCAGCTGGTCGGGCCACCGAGACTGGTTCGAGAGATAGCCTAGTGCGTATCTTCCCAGCCCCGAATGTGGAACCTAGAAGGACCAAATCGGTCATGGTCACCGTCCCTGAGGATTGCAGCTTTTTGTCTCGTCCGGTGGGAGTAGTAAGATATCTGAGGCCCCTCGTCTCGGACTCGGATAAGCGAAAGATGACcggagtcccctggcagagtctcattaacgagggcatgcacgcgggcaatcga agtgtggtgctcgtcaatgaagccttcatccgtgctcagcaagaagttgacgaccttaagggccagctggatgcccagggtcAAGAAACGAAGAAGTTCCCGCACCTTTTGCAAGTGAAGGCCAAAAACCTTCGGTTAAAGGACGAATTAGCCGGGATGGTCGAGAAGAACCGGCTTCTggaagcggacaaggtcggccttagccaagaTAATGCTCGTTTTTCTTCGAGGCTTGGTGAACTCAAAACTATTATCACTCAACTCCGAGGGGAGCTTGACTTGGTCAAGACTGATGCCGTGAACATGGCCAAGAGGTATCGGCTGCTTGAATCCGAGAGTGCTAAGTATAAGGAGAGGATGAGGGTATTCGAGCAAAAAGATGAGGATAGGGCCCAGATATGCAACGAGCTGAAAATCGAACTCGAGAAGACAGTCGAGGCTAAAGACCTTCTGAGAGCCGAGCTCGAATCGGCCATTCAAATCCAAGGAGTCCTCGATGAAGAGAGAGATGAATTAGTGGCCAAGCTGGCCCAGGCTGAGGTTGATTTGGCAGAATCCCTTAGGAGTGTAGAGGTTGTCGAAgctcataccacgattgcggtggagtatgaacggtggaagtcccgGAGGGCCACCTTTGAGCAAGCCGAACATGGTTTTGCGGATCTCCCGGCCCGGATACTCGAAGCCAGAAAGACCGAGGAGGAAGCCAAGAAAGCTCTTGATACCGATTCCGAGGATTCTGAGCAGACAGTATCCGAGCGTTCTGGTTCCAGCTACACCGGATAA